Proteins encoded together in one Thermococcus barophilus MP window:
- a CDS encoding dihydroorotate dehydrogenase, whose product MLSIEVAKLKLENPLILASGVADMTPDLLRRAHKEGAGAVVTKSIGIEPRKGYNNPTIVELPYGLINAMGLPNPGWEAFYKEFKNEKFDFPVIVSIFGKDEREFAFLAEKLSEVADAFELNLSCPHAKGYGMEIGQNPEMVYKVVKAVKDTTDKPVIAKLTPNIDDITKIGLAAERAEADAVSAINTVKAVAIDIYARRPILSNKVGGYSGPGIKPIALRAVYDLAKVLDIDIIGVGGITTWQDAVEFLMAGAKALQIGTAVSLRGFKVFKEINEGIGRFLNEEGFNSIEEIVGIALEG is encoded by the coding sequence ATGCTGAGCATTGAAGTTGCCAAACTTAAACTTGAGAATCCCCTCATCTTAGCTTCTGGTGTCGCGGACATGACCCCAGACTTACTTAGGCGAGCACACAAGGAAGGAGCTGGAGCTGTTGTGACAAAATCAATTGGGATTGAACCGAGAAAAGGCTACAATAATCCCACGATAGTTGAGCTTCCTTACGGTCTGATTAACGCTATGGGGCTTCCAAATCCTGGATGGGAAGCGTTTTATAAAGAATTCAAAAACGAAAAATTTGATTTTCCCGTTATAGTGTCAATCTTTGGAAAAGATGAGCGGGAGTTTGCTTTTCTTGCTGAAAAGCTGAGCGAAGTCGCAGATGCCTTTGAGCTCAACCTAAGCTGTCCCCATGCCAAAGGTTACGGCATGGAAATTGGGCAGAACCCAGAGATGGTGTACAAGGTTGTTAAAGCCGTTAAAGACACAACGGATAAGCCAGTAATAGCGAAGCTAACCCCAAACATTGATGATATAACAAAAATCGGGCTGGCAGCAGAAAGGGCAGAAGCTGATGCCGTTTCAGCCATTAACACGGTCAAAGCTGTTGCAATTGATATCTACGCGAGAAGACCAATTTTGAGCAACAAAGTTGGTGGCTACTCTGGGCCAGGAATCAAGCCAATTGCCCTGAGAGCTGTGTATGATTTGGCAAAAGTTCTTGATATCGATATCATTGGAGTTGGAGGGATAACGACATGGCAGGATGCCGTTGAGTTCTTAATGGCGGGTGCAAAGGCTCTGCAGATTGGAACTGCAGTCTCATTGAGAGGATTTAAAGTTTTTAAAGAAATCAATGAAGGAATAGGGAGATTTTTAAATGAGGAAGGGTTTAATAGCATAGAGGAGATAGTGGGAATAGCCCTGGAGGGATAA
- a CDS encoding THUMP domain-containing protein, giving the protein MTTLLVTVPSGREGDASLELEWALGDVKIRRTRWRGVLIVKTGLKKEEALEILKGFETTAIFKIIPLEKFVRSRKEDIIEEGFKLAKARIKEGESFAVRCKRRGNWIRSSKEIEIELGAKIKENLNAVVNLDNPDWYVWIEVLGNRTAISIIKPDEIIKKEVEL; this is encoded by the coding sequence ATGACAACGTTACTCGTCACTGTGCCTTCGGGCAGGGAGGGAGATGCAAGTTTAGAACTCGAATGGGCATTGGGTGATGTCAAGATAAGAAGAACAAGATGGAGAGGTGTTTTAATCGTTAAAACCGGTCTAAAAAAAGAGGAAGCTTTGGAAATTTTAAAGGGCTTTGAAACAACTGCAATTTTCAAGATCATCCCACTTGAGAAGTTTGTCAGGAGCAGGAAGGAGGATATAATTGAGGAAGGCTTCAAACTTGCAAAGGCCAGGATTAAAGAAGGTGAAAGCTTTGCCGTTCGTTGTAAAAGGAGAGGAAACTGGATACGCTCAAGCAAGGAAATAGAGATTGAGCTTGGTGCAAAGATCAAGGAAAACTTGAATGCTGTGGTAAACTTGGACAATCCTGATTGGTATGTGTGGATCGAGGTTTTGGGGAACAGAACAGCGATTAGTATCATCAAGCCAGATGAGATAATTAAAAAAGAAGTTGAGCTTTAA
- a CDS encoding Lrp/AsnC family transcriptional regulator has product MVRAYVLLTVEIGKVEKVIEELKRIPGVTKADAVTGPYDAIIHIEAADLGELTRKILHDIHNIDGVIDTTTAIVVELEEE; this is encoded by the coding sequence ATGGTTAGGGCATATGTTTTACTGACAGTTGAAATTGGAAAAGTTGAGAAGGTTATAGAAGAGCTTAAAAGGATTCCCGGAGTTACAAAGGCGGATGCTGTCACTGGACCATATGATGCAATAATACACATTGAAGCAGCAGACCTTGGAGAACTCACAAGAAAAATCCTACATGATATACACAACATTGATGGTGTAATCGACACCACAACAGCGATAGTTGTTGAGTTAGAGGAAGAGTGA
- a CDS encoding signal recognition particle protein Srp19 has protein sequence MRKFVVWASELDARLSRKYGREIPKNLAVESPKLDEIIEAAKILGMKIVKVEWDKLNPRVSGLDETLRAKGMLVIESKYGKSKSLRLIAQKIREFRKSKRRKK, from the coding sequence ATGAGAAAGTTCGTAGTATGGGCAAGTGAACTGGATGCAAGGTTGTCAAGGAAATATGGAAGGGAAATCCCCAAAAACTTAGCAGTTGAGTCTCCCAAACTTGATGAAATTATTGAAGCAGCTAAAATCCTTGGCATGAAGATCGTTAAAGTTGAATGGGACAAGCTAAACCCCCGCGTATCAGGATTAGACGAGACCCTTCGAGCAAAGGGGATGCTCGTTATTGAAAGCAAGTATGGAAAGTCAAAAAGCCTAAGGCTAATTGCTCAAAAGATTAGGGAATTTAGGAAGTCCAAGAGGAGGAAAAAGTAG
- a CDS encoding endonuclease dU has translation MIRKVKPQIRVIGFDDGTFSFKSKVERNKTILIGVVMKGSQDVVGILCRWIEVDGRDATEKMIDAIVNSRFKDLRVIMLKGITYAGFNIVDIEKLSKETGLPVIVVIRKRPELKAMENALKKHFPDAEERIRLLRKGGEIKELIPGKLFYQAYGIEPKTAEEIIKITQKSSLIPEPLRLAHMIASAVMTGESKKE, from the coding sequence ATGATCAGAAAGGTAAAGCCCCAGATCAGGGTCATTGGTTTTGATGACGGTACTTTTTCTTTTAAATCCAAGGTGGAAAGAAACAAGACCATCCTTATTGGAGTTGTTATGAAAGGCTCTCAGGACGTTGTTGGAATTCTATGCAGATGGATTGAAGTTGACGGGAGAGATGCAACAGAAAAGATGATTGACGCTATTGTGAATTCCCGCTTTAAAGATTTGAGAGTAATAATGCTGAAGGGCATAACATATGCCGGCTTTAATATCGTTGACATCGAGAAGCTCAGCAAGGAGACAGGTTTACCTGTTATTGTTGTTATTAGAAAAAGACCAGAGTTAAAAGCCATGGAGAACGCCTTGAAAAAGCATTTTCCAGATGCTGAAGAAAGAATTAGGCTGCTAAGAAAAGGCGGAGAAATAAAAGAGCTAATCCCCGGGAAGTTGTTCTACCAAGCTTATGGAATTGAACCAAAAACGGCAGAGGAAATAATCAAAATAACTCAAAAAAGCTCTTTAATTCCAGAACCTCTCAGATTAGCCCACATGATAGCTTCAGCGGTCATGACTGGAGAGTCGAAGAAGGAGTAG
- a CDS encoding DUF257 family protein has product MEIHSIGKFLKGHVRGGDVVLIEYPSAYPFEDLAWGEIIPEISHDNQIVVDDFFGIGDLSFRNYIRKISPKDYRRIIEITKHIKVIKIGPGRASYGSIVDEIPLTYEISEFMKNYYDAIRKALVDSIKPLYFLSFGLSEYFYFGKERAIQAILFSRSNLPVEDWTSIYLINKNLVEMPQLAILEDISAWIIDINQEEEYTVKIKKGNGEKK; this is encoded by the coding sequence ATGGAAATTCACTCAATTGGAAAGTTTCTAAAGGGGCATGTGAGAGGAGGTGACGTTGTTTTAATAGAATACCCCAGCGCTTATCCCTTTGAAGACCTCGCATGGGGAGAGATTATCCCCGAGATTTCTCACGACAATCAAATAGTTGTTGATGATTTCTTTGGTATTGGAGATTTAAGCTTTAGAAACTATATCAGGAAAATTTCTCCAAAGGATTACAGAAGAATCATCGAGATAACAAAGCACATAAAAGTGATCAAAATAGGCCCGGGAAGAGCGAGTTATGGATCAATCGTTGATGAAATCCCCCTAACATATGAAATATCCGAATTCATGAAAAATTATTACGATGCAATTAGAAAAGCCCTTGTGGATTCAATAAAACCACTTTATTTCCTGAGCTTTGGATTATCGGAGTACTTCTACTTTGGAAAGGAAAGGGCAATTCAGGCTATTTTATTCAGTAGAAGCAACCTTCCAGTAGAGGACTGGACCTCGATTTATTTGATAAACAAAAACTTGGTGGAAATGCCCCAGTTGGCAATTTTAGAAGACATCTCAGCATGGATCATCGACATAAACCAAGAAGAAGAGTACACAGTCAAGATCAAAAAGGGAAATGGTGAGAAAAAGTGA
- a CDS encoding DUF7132 family protein has product MRTLKEWDVKVKLVRTKRGAILHKIELSENHFFLEQNPLKDSKYGVAYRKIKNKFPEFYMFWEIKNNRYTGRLLVGSFLEKEEIDEFITLLAQSEEFKKFEHILEEIEEEEKEG; this is encoded by the coding sequence GTGAGAACTCTAAAAGAATGGGATGTTAAAGTCAAGCTTGTGAGAACTAAGCGCGGAGCAATCCTCCATAAGATTGAGCTCTCTGAAAACCATTTCTTCCTTGAGCAGAACCCACTTAAGGATTCTAAGTATGGCGTTGCCTATAGGAAAATCAAAAACAAATTCCCTGAATTCTACATGTTCTGGGAGATTAAGAATAACCGCTATACTGGAAGGCTTTTAGTTGGTTCATTCCTTGAGAAAGAGGAAATCGACGAATTCATAACTCTTCTTGCACAAAGCGAGGAGTTCAAGAAGTTCGAGCACATCCTTGAGGAGATTGAAGAGGAAGAAAAGGAGGGATAA
- a CDS encoding tRNA (adenine-N1)-methyltransferase, with translation MIAEDQKVLLVDPRGKRYLISAKKQEFHTDLGKIDLSEIIGKNFGDIIESHKGYKFKILKPRIVDFIDKMKRGPQIIHPKDAAQIVAFAGISPGDFIVEAGVGSGALTLFLANIVGPNGKIVSYEVREDFARLAWKNIEWAGFDDRVTIKLKSIYDGIDEKEVDHIILDLPQPERVVEHAVEALKPGGYFVAYTPCINQVARLYEKLREFREYFMRPKTIECLVREQEVREECIRPRTRMIAHTGYITFARKI, from the coding sequence GTGATAGCAGAGGATCAAAAAGTTCTGCTGGTTGATCCCAGGGGAAAAAGATATCTGATATCTGCAAAGAAGCAGGAGTTTCATACTGATCTGGGGAAGATAGACCTTAGTGAAATAATTGGGAAAAATTTTGGGGATATCATCGAATCACATAAAGGATATAAGTTCAAAATTTTGAAGCCCAGAATAGTTGATTTCATTGATAAAATGAAGCGCGGTCCTCAGATAATTCATCCCAAGGATGCAGCTCAAATTGTTGCTTTTGCAGGAATCTCCCCAGGAGATTTTATAGTGGAAGCTGGAGTCGGAAGCGGTGCGCTAACTCTTTTCTTGGCAAACATAGTTGGACCTAACGGAAAAATAGTCAGTTATGAAGTTAGAGAGGACTTTGCAAGGCTTGCCTGGAAAAACATTGAATGGGCAGGTTTTGATGACAGGGTTACTATAAAGCTCAAGAGCATTTACGATGGAATAGACGAGAAAGAGGTTGATCACATAATTCTTGACTTGCCTCAACCAGAGAGGGTTGTTGAACACGCTGTAGAAGCATTAAAGCCGGGAGGATATTTTGTGGCATATACCCCATGTATAAACCAAGTTGCTCGCCTTTATGAAAAGCTGAGAGAGTTCAGGGAGTATTTCATGAGACCCAAAACTATTGAATGCTTAGTTAGAGAGCAGGAAGTTAGGGAAGAATGCATAAGACCAAGAACAAGGATGATTGCACACACAGGATACATAACATTTGCGAGAAAGATTTAG
- the cutA gene encoding divalent-cation tolerance protein CutA, whose amino-acid sequence MILVYTTFPDWESAERIVKELLEKKLVACVNLREHKAFYWWEGKIEEDTEVGAILKTKVELWEELKKELKEKHPYTVPAIIRIDVDTVNKEYLKWLLEVTK is encoded by the coding sequence ATGATACTCGTGTATACGACATTTCCGGATTGGGAGAGTGCAGAAAGGATAGTCAAAGAGCTGCTTGAAAAAAAGCTTGTAGCGTGTGTCAATTTAAGAGAGCATAAGGCGTTTTACTGGTGGGAAGGCAAAATAGAGGAGGATACCGAGGTAGGTGCAATCCTTAAGACAAAAGTCGAGCTTTGGGAGGAGCTTAAAAAGGAACTCAAAGAAAAACACCCCTACACAGTTCCAGCAATAATTAGAATTGATGTCGACACCGTAAATAAAGAATACCTCAAGTGGCTGTTAGAGGTCACAAAATGA
- a CDS encoding DMT family transporter, giving the protein MHQQKSAYVYGSITVLLWSTVASAFKLSLRYLSYLNLLLYASFTSLFIFFILLVLQNKLYVVKKLSSNKYSAILGFVNPFLYYLVLFKAYSILPAQEAQALNYTWPIMLTLLSIPLLQQRIRLRNIFGIFISFSGVLIISTRGDMTALKFANPYGAFLGLMSALIWAVYWILNLRDGRDAVVKMFFNFAFGIMYIFLFVILTHNIVIPTAKGLAGALYVGTFEMGITFFLWLKALELSETTAQMANLVYLTPFISLIIIHFAVGERILISTIVGLALIVAGIIYGGAGRNNGAM; this is encoded by the coding sequence ATGCACCAGCAGAAATCCGCCTATGTTTATGGAAGCATTACTGTACTTCTCTGGTCGACTGTTGCTTCAGCATTTAAGCTCTCCCTCCGGTATTTGAGCTACTTAAATCTTCTACTTTATGCTTCCTTTACATCGCTGTTCATCTTCTTTATCCTGCTTGTTCTTCAGAACAAACTCTATGTTGTGAAAAAGCTGTCCTCTAATAAGTATTCTGCAATCCTCGGATTTGTCAACCCGTTTCTTTACTATCTGGTTCTTTTTAAGGCATATTCGATTCTTCCAGCTCAAGAGGCACAGGCATTGAACTACACCTGGCCAATAATGCTGACTTTGCTTTCAATCCCCCTGCTTCAGCAGAGGATTCGGCTTAGAAACATTTTTGGGATTTTTATTAGCTTCTCTGGAGTTTTGATTATTTCAACGCGGGGAGATATGACCGCTCTCAAATTTGCTAATCCTTATGGGGCTTTTCTTGGGTTAATGAGTGCCTTGATCTGGGCGGTTTACTGGATTTTGAATCTGAGAGATGGGAGAGATGCCGTGGTTAAAATGTTCTTTAATTTCGCTTTTGGCATTATGTACATCTTCCTTTTTGTGATTCTCACTCATAATATTGTAATACCCACTGCTAAAGGATTGGCAGGGGCGCTATATGTCGGAACTTTTGAAATGGGCATCACTTTCTTCTTGTGGCTCAAAGCTCTGGAGCTTTCGGAAACAACAGCCCAAATGGCAAATCTTGTTTATCTAACACCCTTTATCTCCCTGATTATAATACACTTTGCAGTCGGTGAGAGGATTTTGATTTCAACCATAGTTGGCCTTGCTTTAATAGTGGCTGGGATTATTTATGGCGGTGCTGGAAGGAATAACGGGGCAATGTAG
- a CDS encoding acylphosphatase, producing the protein MEIVRAHLRIYGRVQGVGFRWSMQREARKLGVSGWVRNLPDGSVEAVIEGERERVEALIGWAHQGPIFARVTRVEVKWEEPKGEKGFRVVG; encoded by the coding sequence ATGGAGATCGTAAGAGCACATCTAAGAATCTATGGAAGAGTCCAAGGGGTTGGCTTTAGGTGGAGCATGCAGCGTGAAGCGAGAAAGCTTGGAGTAAGTGGATGGGTCAGAAATCTGCCAGATGGCAGCGTTGAAGCGGTGATAGAGGGAGAAAGAGAGAGAGTTGAAGCTTTAATTGGCTGGGCACATCAAGGTCCAATATTTGCAAGGGTTACGAGAGTTGAAGTGAAGTGGGAAGAACCAAAGGGAGAGAAAGGGTTTAGGGTTGTTGGTTAA
- a CDS encoding sulfide/dihydroorotate dehydrogenase-like FAD/NAD-binding protein, whose translation MYRILERKEIAMRNVWFKVHAPHIVRKLQPGQFIIVRAFENGERIPLTPVTWSREEGWIGLIVFTRGKTTMQINTELKEGDYFLNIAGPLGNPAPMKNYGKILAIGLYTGIVEVFPIARAWQEIGNEVHTLQVTFEPMILLKDELEKAVSKHTAVGVPLNPEKSFPENMKNVTARAREIVRDMIRNLKPDLVFMVGPVGDQKVIFEVVKEFNVPMLVDLHPIMVDGTGMCGACRVTVGGQIKFACVDGPTFNAYEVDFDELIKRSGYYGDLEMIAMQGYMQKIQGGAQ comes from the coding sequence GTGTACAGGATTTTAGAAAGAAAGGAGATTGCAATGAGAAATGTTTGGTTTAAAGTTCACGCTCCACACATAGTTAGAAAACTCCAACCAGGCCAGTTTATAATTGTTAGAGCTTTCGAGAATGGGGAAAGGATACCCCTTACGCCGGTCACGTGGAGCAGGGAGGAGGGATGGATAGGGCTTATTGTATTCACAAGAGGAAAAACAACGATGCAGATAAACACTGAGCTCAAAGAAGGGGATTATTTCCTTAACATTGCTGGTCCGCTTGGCAACCCAGCTCCGATGAAAAACTACGGGAAAATACTTGCTATAGGCTTGTATACGGGTATAGTCGAAGTGTTTCCAATAGCAAGAGCATGGCAGGAAATTGGAAATGAAGTTCACACCCTCCAGGTCACCTTCGAACCCATGATCCTCTTAAAAGATGAACTCGAAAAGGCTGTTTCAAAACACACTGCTGTAGGTGTTCCGCTTAATCCAGAGAAGAGCTTCCCCGAAAACATGAAAAATGTAACCGCCAGGGCAAGAGAAATAGTCAGAGACATGATAAGAAACCTTAAGCCAGATTTAGTGTTTATGGTTGGGCCAGTTGGTGATCAAAAAGTGATTTTTGAAGTTGTCAAAGAATTCAATGTTCCAATGCTTGTTGATTTACACCCGATTATGGTTGACGGAACTGGTATGTGTGGTGCTTGCAGGGTTACTGTTGGAGGACAGATCAAATTTGCTTGCGTTGATGGTCCAACTTTCAATGCATACGAAGTTGATTTTGATGAGCTGATTAAGAGGTCTGGCTATTATGGGGATTTGGAGATGATAGCAATGCAAGGATATATGCAAAAGATTCAAGGGGGTGCACAGTGA
- the gltA gene encoding NADPH-dependent glutamate synthase, with amino-acid sequence MTKRKLIKNRVPTPERPAYERIKSFEEVNLGYNFDLALMEAERCLQCPENYAPCIKGCPVNINIPGFLAKLKEHRDNPYLAVKEALRVIWACNSLPAITGRVCPQEDQCEGVCVMGKVGDPINIGKLERFVADYARLHGIDDELLMEIIPKIEKKEQKVAVVGAGPAGLTCAAELAKMGYKVTIFEALHYPGGVLIYGIPEFRLPKQIVKKELKKLELLGVEIKTDHIVGRTVTIPELIEEYDAVFISTGAGTPKLPEVPGINLNGIYSANEFLTRVNLMKAYKFPKYDTPIKVGKKTIVIGAGNTAMDAARTALRLGSDVTIAYRRGREDMTARIEEIHHAEEEGVKFMFFVSPLEFIGDEHGNVKAVKFMKMKVLDEKESNGKRKIIPTGETITVEADTVIIAIGQVPNKIIWKTTPGLEITEKGTIVVDENLMTSIPGVFAGGDAIRGEATVILAMGDGRKAAKAIHEYLQRKSENA; translated from the coding sequence ATGACAAAGAGAAAGCTCATAAAAAACAGAGTTCCCACCCCTGAAAGACCGGCTTATGAGAGAATCAAGAGTTTTGAAGAGGTCAATTTAGGATACAACTTTGATCTTGCCCTAATGGAAGCTGAGCGCTGTTTGCAGTGTCCAGAGAACTATGCTCCGTGTATAAAAGGATGTCCTGTAAACATAAACATCCCTGGCTTCCTTGCTAAGCTTAAAGAGCACAGAGACAATCCATACTTGGCGGTTAAAGAGGCTTTAAGAGTTATTTGGGCTTGTAATTCTTTGCCTGCCATTACAGGCAGGGTTTGCCCACAAGAAGACCAATGCGAAGGAGTCTGCGTAATGGGCAAAGTAGGCGACCCAATAAACATAGGAAAACTCGAAAGATTCGTAGCAGACTACGCAAGACTACACGGGATAGACGACGAGCTTTTGATGGAGATCATCCCCAAAATCGAAAAGAAAGAGCAAAAAGTAGCTGTTGTTGGAGCAGGACCAGCAGGCTTAACCTGTGCTGCAGAATTAGCAAAAATGGGCTACAAAGTTACAATATTTGAGGCTTTGCATTATCCCGGAGGAGTCCTAATATACGGAATCCCAGAATTCAGACTACCAAAACAAATCGTGAAAAAAGAGCTCAAGAAGCTTGAGCTTTTAGGTGTTGAGATAAAGACAGACCATATAGTTGGAAGAACCGTAACAATCCCAGAGCTCATTGAAGAATATGATGCAGTGTTTATCTCTACAGGTGCTGGAACGCCCAAACTTCCAGAAGTGCCTGGAATAAACCTCAACGGAATTTACTCAGCCAACGAGTTTCTTACAAGGGTTAATCTAATGAAAGCATATAAGTTCCCAAAATACGACACCCCAATAAAAGTCGGTAAGAAGACAATAGTGATTGGTGCCGGAAATACAGCGATGGATGCTGCAAGGACTGCTCTAAGGCTTGGAAGCGATGTCACAATAGCGTACAGGAGAGGAAGAGAGGATATGACAGCGAGAATTGAGGAGATTCATCACGCTGAGGAAGAAGGAGTGAAGTTTATGTTCTTTGTGAGTCCCTTAGAGTTCATTGGAGACGAACACGGCAATGTCAAGGCTGTTAAATTCATGAAAATGAAAGTGCTTGATGAGAAAGAGTCCAATGGAAAGAGAAAAATTATTCCAACGGGTGAAACAATAACAGTCGAAGCTGATACGGTAATTATAGCAATTGGACAGGTTCCAAACAAGATAATCTGGAAGACAACGCCCGGCTTGGAGATTACAGAGAAAGGTACTATTGTAGTGGATGAGAATTTGATGACTTCGATTCCTGGAGTTTTTGCGGGTGGGGATGCAATAAGAGGAGAAGCAACCGTAATCTTAGCAATGGGAGATGGAAGAAAAGCAGCAAAAGCAATACATGAATACTTGCAGAGGAAAAGCGAAAATGCTTGA
- the queC gene encoding 7-cyano-7-deazaguanine synthase QueC — MRRAVVLFSGGLDSTACLYWAKKNYDEVIMLTINYGSNEERATNKVAEFFSKELNIPLKIIKLDFLEEFSKLRGTTLVGGETPRVTARDLENMERAQETAKSVWVPARNVVLISVAASLLDALGGGDIIVGFNAEEGATFPDNTPEFVEKMNEMLRYGALSEVKVVAPLINLDKKGIAKLLKELNAKYEYSNSCYMPKGFTEDGKPIHCGECESCVRRHRGLMEGVGEDKTVYAIRPKIEIA, encoded by the coding sequence ATGAGGAGAGCAGTTGTCTTGTTTAGTGGTGGTTTAGATTCAACAGCTTGCTTATACTGGGCAAAGAAAAATTATGATGAAGTTATCATGCTCACGATAAATTATGGCAGCAACGAGGAGAGAGCAACAAACAAGGTAGCAGAGTTTTTCTCAAAAGAGCTGAACATTCCACTCAAAATTATTAAGCTCGATTTCTTAGAAGAGTTCTCCAAGCTTAGGGGAACTACATTAGTCGGAGGAGAAACACCAAGAGTTACAGCAAGAGACTTAGAAAACATGGAGAGAGCTCAAGAAACTGCTAAAAGCGTTTGGGTTCCAGCGAGAAATGTAGTGTTGATCTCTGTGGCGGCATCACTTTTGGATGCCCTTGGAGGGGGGGACATTATAGTAGGATTCAACGCAGAAGAAGGTGCAACTTTTCCAGATAACACACCAGAATTTGTTGAAAAGATGAACGAGATGCTGAGATATGGAGCGTTGAGTGAAGTCAAAGTTGTTGCACCCCTGATAAATCTCGACAAAAAAGGTATTGCAAAGCTTTTGAAGGAGCTGAATGCAAAATACGAATATTCAAACTCATGCTATATGCCAAAAGGCTTCACAGAGGATGGAAAGCCAATCCACTGCGGAGAATGTGAAAGCTGTGTAAGAAGACACCGTGGTTTAATGGAGGGTGTAGGGGAAGACAAAACAGTATATGCAATCAGACCCAAAATTGAAATTGCTTAA
- the gcvH gene encoding glycine cleavage system protein GcvH, which produces MIEVGEYKVKEGLYYTKEHEWAQVLDDGTVLVGISDYAQKELGDVAYVELPEVGKEVSQGDVLCEIESVKAVSEVYAPVSGEVVEVNGELEDSPEKINEDPYEAWIAKIKPSNLEEDLKNLMTAEQYAEYLKSL; this is translated from the coding sequence ATGATTGAGGTAGGCGAATATAAGGTTAAAGAAGGACTATACTACACAAAGGAGCACGAATGGGCTCAGGTTTTAGACGACGGGACGGTTCTTGTCGGAATAAGCGACTATGCTCAAAAAGAACTTGGCGACGTTGCATACGTTGAGCTTCCAGAAGTTGGAAAGGAAGTTTCACAGGGGGATGTTCTCTGTGAAATTGAAAGCGTCAAGGCTGTGAGCGAAGTTTACGCTCCAGTCAGCGGTGAAGTTGTCGAAGTTAATGGAGAGCTTGAGGACTCCCCGGAGAAAATCAACGAGGATCCATATGAGGCATGGATTGCAAAGATTAAGCCGTCAAACCTTGAAGAGGACTTAAAGAATCTCATGACTGCCGAGCAGTATGCTGAATACTTGAAGAGCCTCTGA